One Persicobacter psychrovividus DNA window includes the following coding sequences:
- a CDS encoding class I SAM-dependent methyltransferase, with product MSWEILKEKNIQQFIKDHATHDPFSLALKAKQYPDIPMQLAVEQIQARQKAVNKLPTWTQCEGIIYPPLLSMEQCSSEITAKYKGELMAGNRLLDLTGGSGVDTYFISRNFEKADYTELWEALFHRTQHNFKCLGAENIDCHFGDGIEFLKQQPDQHYNLIFIDPYRRDEQLQKVFQMEDCLPDVVGLKELLLQKSKKVWIKASPMLDIKSSIRSLKYVQQVHVVSVQNDCKEVLFELENKINDNPQYTAVNFTKKGEKETLSFSLKEETEAIVPCDAPKQHLYEPNSAILKAGGFKSIGVQQGVSKLHPHSHLYTSEALVNDFQGRKFKIIGQEAVNKKALKKYCKDGKGNLTVRNFPATVADLRKKLKLKDGGNIYIFATTLVGEEKVLLVCERV from the coding sequence CTTTTTCGTTGGCGCTGAAGGCCAAACAGTATCCGGATATTCCGATGCAGTTGGCTGTCGAGCAAATTCAGGCACGCCAAAAAGCGGTGAATAAACTGCCGACGTGGACGCAATGTGAGGGGATTATTTATCCGCCTTTGCTGTCGATGGAGCAATGTTCGTCAGAAATCACTGCCAAATACAAAGGTGAGTTGATGGCGGGAAATCGCCTGCTTGACCTGACGGGAGGCTCGGGTGTGGACACTTATTTCATCAGTCGAAATTTCGAAAAAGCGGATTATACCGAACTTTGGGAAGCGCTATTTCACCGTACCCAACACAATTTTAAATGTTTGGGCGCTGAAAATATTGATTGCCACTTTGGGGATGGCATTGAATTTTTGAAGCAACAGCCCGATCAGCATTACAATCTGATTTTCATTGATCCTTACCGTCGAGATGAACAATTACAGAAGGTCTTTCAGATGGAAGATTGCCTGCCTGATGTGGTGGGGCTGAAAGAATTACTCCTGCAAAAATCCAAAAAGGTGTGGATCAAAGCTTCGCCGATGTTGGACATCAAAAGTAGTATTCGCAGTCTGAAATATGTCCAGCAAGTACATGTGGTTTCGGTGCAAAATGATTGCAAAGAGGTATTGTTTGAATTAGAAAACAAGATCAACGATAACCCACAATACACGGCGGTGAACTTCACCAAGAAAGGGGAGAAAGAAACCCTCAGCTTTTCTTTAAAAGAAGAAACCGAAGCCATTGTGCCTTGCGACGCCCCAAAACAACACCTTTACGAGCCCAATAGCGCGATTTTGAAAGCGGGAGGATTTAAATCCATTGGTGTTCAGCAAGGCGTCTCCAAGCTACATCCGCACTCTCACCTTTATACTTCTGAAGCCTTAGTAAATGATTTTCAGGGACGAAAATTCAAAATCATTGGGCAAGAAGCGGTCAATAAAAAGGCTTTGAAGAAATATTGCAAAGACGGCAAAGGCAATTTAACGGTCCGGAATTTCCCTGCGACGGTGGCGGATCTTCGGAAAAAGCTGAAGCTGAAGGATGGAGGGAATATTTATATTTTCGCCACGACTTTGGTAGGAGAGGAGAAGGTGTTGTTGGTTTGTGAAAGGGTTTGA